A genome region from Corvus hawaiiensis isolate bCorHaw1 chromosome 4, bCorHaw1.pri.cur, whole genome shotgun sequence includes the following:
- the UCN3 gene encoding urocortin-3 translates to MSHPRLLLLLILLGAAGTGRALSLSNAASIFSCLNAALSEAQKIHPEENAVLEKRGSESPSLEEASEEDREEAAEEDLGKRTFPGEGHYKYVSQAQVKGKTYQNQAKSDRRTKVTLSLDVPTNIMNILFNIAKAKNLRAKAAANAHLMAQIGRRK, encoded by the coding sequence ATGTCccaccccaggctgctgctcctcctcatcctgctcGGAGCTGCCGGGACCGGCCGGGCCCTGAGCCTCTCCAACGCCGCCTCCATCTTCAGCTGCCTCAACGCCGCCCTCTCGGAAGCGCAGAAGATCCATCCCGAGGAAAACGCCGTCCTGGAGAAGCGCGGCTCCGAGTCGCCGTCCCTGGAGGAGGCGTCCgaggaggacagggaggaggCGGCGGAGGAAGATCTGGGGAAAAGGACGTTCCCGGGGGAAGGCCACTACAAATACGTGTCCCAGGCGCAGGTGAAGGGCAAGACCTACCAGAACCAGGCCAAGAGCGACCGGCGCACCAAGGTCACCCTGTCCCTCGACGTCCCCACCAACATCATGAACATCCTCTTCAACATCGCCAAGGCCAAGAACTTGCGGGCCAAGGCGGCGGCCAACGCCCACCTCATGGCCCAGATCGGGCGGAGGAAGTGA